GATCTATCAAAGAACCACCTGCAGTATTATGCTTGAATACTTAGATAAATGTTaaataacataacaaaataTCTCTTCAAGCAGCTGTTTGATCACACTTGCAATTTATGTTACAGCTGATGGTCTGAAATAAGGATGGGTGGTTACAAGAGTTGTCCAATAAACATGGTTTTATTAAGGAATTATTGAAATGAAcaattgtgtgtgagtgtgtgttaacctgtgaacaagaaaataaagagaaaacagaatTGTTTCACTGCaccatatttttatatatatatatatatatatagcaataACAGCAATAACTCCTGGGCAGATATTGAGGGAGAACAGTTTGCAAATGAGGAGACGATGAATCAGAGGTCAGCGACTGCCAGGGACCAGTCAGTGAGGGGCCACGGTCTGTCATGACAGGGCCAGTGTGGAGGACACTTTGCTATTAAAGCTGTCGGATGACATGTTTTCAGTGACTGCTTATGTTCACATACATAGGCTGTAATGTAGTACAGTAGTGAAGTAGcttgacatatatatatatatatatatatatatatatgtccatATAATTATGGAGTCTCAATTGTAGTAATTTGTAGTTAGTGGTTAAATCTCAGCAGCTGGTCAAAGTCAAGCTAGCTAACTAGCAGGCTAAAGCTGAAAAAAGATAAATTTATACTGACACTAACACGtactaaataaaacagaatcaCAACAGAagtgtctgctaacacaagaaATACACTTGACCATGTGAAAGATAATGATATCATAACTTACTGCTTAACAAGCTTTGACTTAGCCCCTTACAACTATTCACTTTTTAACATCAATGTGGACATTTCATGCAAACCAATTTGCATTTGGTGATTGTTCTTGACGAGCCAATAAAATCAACAGAGTTCCATCCCTTGTTTGGAACTATTGGCGTCTCCATAACCCGGAAGTAAGGTCCGCCATTTTTTTACAGGGGGAGTCTGTGGAATTGTCGCTACTCTGTTTTACTCTACTGCTCTggtttccaagagtttaaatcgaggcaactgacctggatgaatgagagcatccacagatatattgcTCTGgttctgctgctcctgctcaaAGATCGTCTCCTGCAAAGATGACTCACTCTCGGATCAACACCTTATTGGCGTTTCTTAGAAACATGGTCAGAGTGAGAGTGCAGTTACACATCTCTGTTTGTTCCCGCTGAAAGACTTGTGCGGATATGTTGCACaattcaaagaaaaacacaacctcGAAGCGGGTGATGACtttaaacactaaaaacactgaGCGTGGTGCTGTGGAACGtggacattttatttttttatgtgtgcttgtgtcCTCAGATGACCCCAGACAACGGAGgctttcctttttgtaaataCAAGatttctgtcacatgtgctgtaAGAAGTTATTATAGGGAATTATGAATAATTTACCTGATAATCTCACTATTTCTGCGGCAGATGATCAGCCTGATAGTAGAACAGgtctaaaaacaaacctgaacaGTGTGTGACACACAATGAGGGACAAGACTAAATTAATTTTGTGGActgaatttaattttaaataaatataaatccaCACATCAGAGCTTTTTGTGaacattgtttttgtatttctacACTTTATTATTCTTAATTTATAGGATTAAGATTTAACAGACAATCGGAACcaacataaaaacactgtttataGCTGCTGTGTCTTCATCACTCTTTGATGGAGAGAAGCCTGGATTATTATAAGGGTCACTGTGCCTCGGTCACTCCAGTTAACCAATAAAAAGTCATGTGTGTTATTACTTTTGTGAACTTTGACGCTGTCAGTGCGCTCTGGcttacagtgagtgtgtttcagTAACGGCAGGAACTGTCCTGAAGTTACACCACTGGGTGTTCACTGCAGGTGGATGGTGGTTACAGATCTTATCGGGTCGTGGATCAGCTCGGGGTTATTGCGCAGGTTAGATCGCGTCGTGTGGCAGCTCCCATGATCTTGTCTTTAACTGATCTGCAcatctctctgtccctctcctctctctctctctctctcttcctctctctcgctctctctggaGATGCAGTGTGCAGGCCTGCAGATAATTAGGTCAGGTATATCCTATAATGATTTCAATTTCTTCTTAATaacagaaaaggaaagaaataaacaagtggtgtattgtgtgtttatgttattATCCCAAAGAAGAAACAGTAACAAGTGAAAAAAGAGTAGTCTTAAGAAAGAAGATTGTAAATGCAGGAAAAGAATAAAACAGgtggaaagcaaaaaaaatgaagaaaaaagaaaaggctcTGAGGTGAATTATTTGGCTTAGTCTGGAATTTAATGTCAGAGAAACAAGAGTCCTGTACAGGACTGGACAAAGTTAGAGGCCAAGAAAACTCcacttctgcagaaaagacacctccaaGCCAGACTGAACAGGGACAACCTGGAGGAAGATGAGACAGGCTGGAGGAAACTGGAGCTCTTTTGACACGGAGATGTTGTTGTTTGGAGATAGAAAGCAGACACATATAACCCAAAGAACAGTTTCCACAGTCACACAGTGGTAGTATAATGCTGTTAGGGTTCTCCAGTgagtctgaatctgaatctgaatctgaacagcagcagtctgcagcaAAGTGAATGTTACTGACTGAGCTGCACAAAGTTCTGACTAAATCTGTGTCTAAACACCAGGGTCCATGTCCTGAGAGATTTCTAAGCTAGGATTCCTCAGGAGATGAGCCtcaaactttgtttttattttgggtAATTGGGACATATGGTTGAATAGGacactttttattttctcaccTGATAAGTAAAAACGTGTTGTTGCTAAATCCCAGCTGTGAGACTGCATCATCAAAACTGAAAGCTCTTGTTGGTGTGTCATCATGTAAGTGATAAATGTTTAAGCTAGTTTTCATTATAAGGTCACAAAAAATGAGCTAATTATAGAAACATGTCattttcaacaaaaacatcGTGGACTACTAGCCTACTATAAAAAACTGTATTCATCATGTTTCTATTATTGCAAATGAATTGCTTTTTTACGTTTTGTTTCTTAACTCAATAATAAATGTGCTGTCCcattcatcaaaaaaaaaaaaaagaaattacatttttttaattttcttgtgTTCTTTGTTCCTCAGATTTTCAGCAAAGACCTTCAGGTCACTTGTATCATGCGCTGGGTTGAGTTGTCAAATTCTTGACAGAAAACCTTTtataagttaaaaaaatgcaaaatctaTTTTAATCGCCCTAAATTTAccccatttatttttttattttttttattaaaaattgaCACTTTTATAATGGGGTTAATAATTTTAGTTTTTCAGTAAATGTTTCGGTCTCTGTAAAACATGAATCTCTTTGGTCATAATCGTCAGATCATTTTCGGATAAtaattttcagatttttttttttatgtttaaatgaaTTTTAGTTTAAATTGAATCTCTGCTTTGTACAACCAGAAAATCCCGCTGCCTCAGCAAACCTCCGTTTGACTGTCCTTTAACTTGTCGTCATCTTTAAACGAGAAAACAACGAGGACAATCGCAGCACCACACAGACATATGTCTCGTCTCACGCACGTCGCTGCGCATGCGCATTATCCTCACCTTTGTGCCCTGAGCGGGAGGTTTGAACCGAAGCACGGATGAGGAGTTTTGCCTGGAATAGTGAGGGAGTGATTTGATGTGAAGCAGGTGTGGACTCGTGGAGTAACTTTGTTCTAAACCGGTAAATCGGTAAGTGTGTTTAGGACCAGTGTCACGGTGACGTGTgttgtcctggtttaaaggagCTGTTTATCCAGAGTTAGCGCGGTGGTTTGCGGTGTTTGGTGCAGACTGTGCGCTTCCTCAGAGACAgctgtgtttgaatgtgcaggTAACTCAGGCAGCAGACTTTAAACCTGCTGCCTGAGTTACCTGCTGCCTGAGTTACCTGCTGCCTGAGTTACCTGCTGCCTGAGTTACCTGCTGCCTGAGTTACCTGCTGCCTGAGTTACCTGCTGCCTGAGTTACCTGCACATTCAAGGTTCAGGTTTAAAGTCTGCGGAGCTCACGTTGCTTCATTGTTAATGTTAAACAAAGCTTTTGCTGTGAACATTAATCAGAACAGGGAGGCAGCAAAACTCTGGAAGTCTCTTTTCATTTCAAGACGTGTCACTGTGTCAAAGTAGAGGAAATTCTACGTCATTTCAGCCCTGTGTTGTTGGTCCTTTGTCACAGTAACGTCTGTGCAGGTGTTCGTCACCTTTGCTGCAGAGTTCTGTAGAAATGTGCGTGATTGAGAAGTTTAGAAGAGACTTGTTGTTACACTGAACCTCTTTTACAGAGAAACCGTTTTAATTaagtgaaaaagtgaaaaatcatTGTTGTCATCAGAGAAACATcagctgaacaaaaaaaatccaagttGGCAGAGCTAATATAAGCTCTTTGACTCCAGTAGATTGTTAAAGCACATGGCACCATGTTGCCTTGACAATCTGACTTTTCgcagcttttttatttttacagcaaaaatgggaaaaaaaacatttttgcagGAGGAAAATCAGTGTTTTAGTAGCTACACACTTCTTGCAGTTTCTCTCGCGGAGTTATACTGAATTAATACTTTATTCTTTTACAGTACTACTTCCATTTGGCAGCACCCAATATGTCCAGTATGACCCTCTTTGGTTCTGACGTTGCTGCTGCAGTCAAGAAGGACACTTCAGAGTATCCGTCTCTCAAACCTGTCCCACCATAAACATCAGGTAGGAACTGAAAATGGAATAATGGATGTAACATAGTGACAAACTGTCGTAACTAAAAGTTTAAATAGTAATTTGGACATCGTGGTCCAAGTAACCACCAGTGATGAGGACTTTTCAAATAAAGAGCAGCGTTTTTGAAGCACATTTAATCCATAATCCGTTCAAAAGACACTTTAGTCACACTGGAAATGTTTTAGGAAACTCTTTATTCGTGTCGTTATAAAACGTTTTTAAAATGCCCACACAGTAATGAAGAGATGTCAGAGCAGGAGAGTCCATGATACATCTCAACTGAGCGTCTGCGGAAAATGTCACAATGACGGATTCTTTTTTTCTAagcttgtagtttttttaaagctctgtaatatatttatatttttaaacgAAAGCCCACATAATCTTAGCTTATATTTAATTTAGTTATTCTTTCAACTGTAAAGAtaattaatacattaaatttaaTTAGCCTCACAGCGCATGTGagtaatattttttaataatttctttatatgttgttttttgttaggaTATAAAAGTGTTTCTCTGATTGTTAATAAGAGTAAATTAAAGTAAATCACTCgatgtttgttttaattatgtatatttttaattattattttatattaatttattttttcatttaacattattattaatatatagtAATTTATTCACTTTTAGAATCAAATAATTAAATTTGTTagcaaacaaattaaataaaaacactaaacaTAAATTAATCAAATATTATTCTTTTATCGCACGACTGATTACATTTTTACTGCAATGAAAAGCTGTTGATTTAATGCAGATAAAATGTAGAAAGCGCAGGTTAGGCGATTAAAAAATAtgatattatataaataatgtaTGCTTCTTATCTTGATTAAATGTATTCAGAAACCTGAGGCAGGTCTGCGCCTGCTCTGCGCCTCTTTGACGCAGTTATCTGCTGCTTCAGACCGACATCTGGCGCTGATCTGCGCCGTCTGTTCATTTCAATGATTCCTTTATTTGGTTTACAAAAACATCAGACTGAGCTGCGACCTCCCAAAAACACAACGGAACCCGTGTGCATaagtgtaaaatgtttttatttagatgtTTTATACTGTGCAACAGTAACAATACAATAAGTTGTCCATACAATCGAGCGATACAAATACGGAAAACAGAGACATCAAAACATCTGTCATTGAGCATGAAATGAAGCTGAACAGGAGCCCGGGTCGTTCCCTCAGAAGAAAGGGGAACAGAGAGAATAACATCATCGCTGATTAAATATGCTTCTTGTTTCTATTTACACGCAGATTCTCTAAAACGGCGCAGAGAGGACGGCGGCTCCATCCCTCTGCGGCTACaacaaagtttgttttctcCAGTAAAAGGCAAAGTAaaggtgatttttttctttcctccgtaggattttttttccatggaGTCAACAGCGCTATACaaactcttttcttttctttcattggAACATGAGATTCCAAACTGACACgtctgtggagaaaaaaaacaacaaaaacacgcCGACCCCTCTTTAGAAAAGAAAGAAGTGTTACCATGAGCATGCATGTTTAAACTGAGCTTTAAAATATCCCAACGCACATGAACTAATCATGATGAACACGTTTAATTtgacagaacaaaacagaaccTTCAGTCGCGTCTGTAAAATAAAGATGTAGCTTTAAAAGGGGATAATTGTCCTTCTGCCGCCAGACTTCCCTTCTTCTCAGCACCTGCCTTTATATTAAAACCCGCGCCTCCCtccgtgcttttattttgaaatgtctctGGTTCCACTACGTTTAAAACTTACAAATGATGCCATAATATTCAGAACAAcaaatggagagagaaagagataacATTGTCTACACAATGGAACTACGTTGGCATGAGGACAGTGTAGCTGAGCGGGTGTCTGGCGTTGGCTGGTCCGGTCCGGTCGGCTCCGGAGCCCCGCGTCATCCGGAGGAAGTCGACGATCCGTTCAGAGAAATCTTCCGGGGTTTGCCTccgctgccgccgccgctgctgctgaaCTGGGTGAAAGGTCGGCTCTGGGTCGGGGTTGTAGGGGCAGGAGTCccgttgatgttgttgttgttgttgttattgggGCCGTGTGGGAGCTGAGGGTGAGGCGACTGCGCAGGCGTGCCAGGGCTCGGCAGCGAGGAGGACGTGGACGGAGCCCCGGCGGGACTCCCGGTTTTATCGCTGGCAGAGTCGCTCTCTGGACCGGATCTGCTGGCGCTGTTCTGTCCTTCCTGCTGAGCGTGGCTCACCTTCATCTTCTTACAGTTGGGTCTGACCCGGTACTTCAGCGGCAAAGGGCCGTTCTGCAGAGGAGACGCCAATAATCAGTTCCGGGGTTTACATTAGTACAAACAGAGGTCATATCATGTAGACCATACAATTggcaattaaattaaattagaatGGATCAGAAAGTCTGAACATACTATGCAGAGGAAGCACATGACTcaaattttaaaattaaaatgcacTTTAATGTCATCTGTAAGTCTCCATTTTTCAGGTAACCACCTAAATACTGCAGCCATATGTCaaattatttgatttttttaatctccctcctctctgtgtgtttgtgactttgTTAATAAGTAgactaatatttttttaatttacagaaAAGTGATGTAAATTATCtttgattaaataaaatgtagaaaattaATGAAAAATTAATATGTcctaaaatgtcaaattaatCTAATTACAGCAAAACCTATTGTGCAACTCATAGAAAGACATTTAAGGATGAAATAAATGAGTCTTACCCTTCTCCAGGTGTAGATATATGCTATGTCCATTAATGTGTAGTAATCTTTCAGAGGTTCATCTTCATACATGACATCCACCTGAAGAGAAATTcaaaagaaatcattttaataaAGTCATTTCATCGACTAAATtatatgtatttaaaatgttatcaaatcaaatatttaagTACAAATTACAGTTTTATATTTCTGTGCTCAGACCTGGTAGGTGTTGGGGATGTCCATTTTGCTGCGCAGGAACTTCCTCAGATGCATGATGGTCATGGCTGCTGGACACTGCAGGTACCTCTTGTTAGCCACCTGCAGGTCAAATTACAATGTCAGATATATGTACGGCTAAAAATCTAAGTATTTACAGAGAAGAGTGGTCCAccttaaatgaaagaaaagagtATTTGCTGCATTCAGATGGTTCAGGATAATGTCCTTTTTTAAGATGGTGTAAGCAGACATAAAGCTGAACATACCTGATCTTTGGACGGCTTGTCCTCGGCTGCACCTCCCAGTCTGCACAGAATAAAGATGGAACAAATATTATTCCGCTGTGTCATTTATTTACACTTTTATCACATGGTAAAccatgacattaaaaaaaacaataaacatcacatataaatacacaataaaataaataaatcaaaattaaaTGTAATCCACAGTTTTTATAGACAAAGATTCCAAGAAAAGAACTGGATGCATACAAAACTCAAGAGGACAGATTCAGTGTCTGAAGCTTGCAGGTGAACTGAATACATTgaataaaatgattttattttgggTGAATCCGTAGGTTAAATATAGAACATTGTAAAGAAAATGTTACTGGGAAAAtattaataaagaaaataaacatgtgtatatgtgtgcatatatatatatatatatatatatatatatatatgaactgAACTAGAATGTTTCAATGTAGGGACTAAGACCACAAATATTTAACATTACTTGGCTGCAACATTATCTAAAAGTGAAATAAAGGTCATGATTTCTGCTGAGGGGAATCACTTAAACATAAATATTACTCTGTCACACAAACTTTAGAACAAGCCTACCTGCTGTGATCAAAGAACTCGATAGAGAGACTGATGATCTCATCATCTGTGATAATTCTCTTATCCTCGTCCGCCACCTCCCCACGATCTTCATTCGATCCGTTGGAAGCTGCAGAAAATATAACAAACAGAGAAATAGAGCTGAATCTGTGAAGCAGAATTCTCCAGTAACCAAACGTTCATTTTGCCCTTGATGCAGAAGCGGAACTCAGGCGCTCTCTGACTCACCATCTACAGGATGCTCTGCATAAaagtctctccttctcttcattTCATCTGGAAACATTCAGAAAGTCAATTATTACACATCTGTTCACTTTCATTTCTCACAAAGGATTCATTCTGAGACTGAACACACAGTCACTGGTGCTCGGTTTCTCCTCAGATCTGAATATATTTGTTGAACACAGCAGGGTCTGTGACGGTTTAAcagcattattttattattattatggagAAAAATTGGGTCAAAACTGCCACACAGTCCAGTTAATCATAACCCCACACACTGATAGAAGCCTTGGCAGTGAAACAGGTGTCTTTCAGACTTATATTTTCAAACATTTGTCACATCAGCTTCATTAAAAACCATCACAAATCCAGAGCTTCACACAACACAGTGCAGCCAAACCTGAACATAACTGTGTAGAAATATCTGTAACGTTTCCAGGGGGGGGAACTGATTAAAACAGTATTTAATCTCATTTTTCTCAGACTCTCTGAACTTCTTGTTTGTGATGAATGCAGTTGCCTTGGCGATTCAGCTCTGCTGAATGATGATGGATGACTGAAAGTCTAAACATTTGAAATGCTCTTACTTTTGAAGAGGCCAGGCACCAGCTTGTACACAATGTCCTGGAGAGTTTTGTCAGAtctgaaagagaggaagagagtctTAGTCTGAGAATATCAGCGAAACTAGATCCAGCTGATAAATGAGATGACACAGGGCAGAATATGGAAATATGGAAGTTTCTAAGTAGTTTTTAGGGAGCCTAAAAGATACTTAAAATGAACAAGGTGCATTAATTCAACCCGCACAGAGGCAGATTACTTCTCTTTAAAGCAAATATGTGGTAAATAAACAGAGAAATATGAAGTGTATAATGGCTGGATATTGAAAAAAAGTTCTCACCTAATGTTGAGCAGTGGTTTGGTTTTATGCACTTGTACATCACAGATGGGACAGAATTTGCTGGTTTCCAGATACCGCACAATGCACATCTTGCAAACTGCAAACCATAAAAACACGTATatatacattcacacacacacacacacacacacacacacacacacacacacacagagtgtcaATAGAGATGTCATCAGAGAGGATTTCCTGAATAATGTCAGGTCTGCTCTAAGGAGGAAGCTTTTTGCTCACATGAGTGAAGACATTCGATGATGGTGGTGGCATCTATAAAGTATCCTCCACACAGCACGCACATCAGGTGAGGGTTGAGCTCCGTGATCTTTATCCTGGTGGTCCGGTGCATGTTGAGAGAAGTGGAGTGGGAAAACAATCCTGCGTGGAAAGTCAAAACAACGCAGAGGTATATCAGAGGGCTGCAGCGTTCTCTGACAGCGCACAGCGGACCATTTGGACAGAAATACAGAGAGGCCGCCTGCTTGTTTGACTGCGTTAAAGCAACATCATCTTTTATGCTAATGTCAAAGTAACCAAAGGGGGAAAGGTGGCAGATTGATAGGCGGCAGCGGCGCAGCAGTCACCTGACTGAACCGCAGCGAATAATCATAAATCAATCACATGCAGATCGATGGAGCTCCGCGCAGCGCGCATTCGCCTCATCTTAAATCAACATACTTTAAACACATGGCGACGTCAGAGGAACGAGCCTAATCAACACCGTCAAAAGGTTTGGCGCATTCAGCAATTTCTGCTGGACCAACATGATCCTTCAGATCTGCACGGGGATCTGCTGGCTGGACATTGTTGGTTATGTGTTATGTGCCCGAGTCCAGCTTTGTCAAAAGAACAGAGAGCTGGAAATAAACctgatgaaataaaaatatttcagaaaacacagacatgataTAAAAATAGATCCACGTCTCACGGCGCCGCTTTAGAACCACACGTTCAGCGGAGACGATTTGGGACATTTAGTGGCACAAATATTAACCACTGCCCTGAGGCGCCCCGGGGTTAAACGGGGGAAGATGTGAGGCATTCACTGCGTCAGGTGTGCCACAGTGGCTGTGGGGAAACCTGAGCGTTTCTATGGGCAACTCATTTTGCTTTTAGCCCACATGGCTGGTCGCCAGTGACCAGAACAAGACAGGATGtctaaaaccaaaacaacagcaCGGCGAGCTGCCGGTGTGCGGAGCGATAACGAGGAGGGACCGAGGTCTCCCTccgcgcgcacacagacagccGCTGGACTGCCAGGCTGCCGACAGCACGGCTAGCCATTtttgtggaggaaaaaaagcccGTATCGGTTTAACGGGGCTCTGAGGGTTCCTTCAAAAGGGGGCGAAAGAAACGGGTAAAAAACGATTTTACACAAGCTTGAGAGACCCATGAGGACTacagaggaggagtgtgtgtatgtgtgtgtgtccaactcGGTGACTGATCCCAGCTTTACTGTGCTTTGTGGTTTTAATGGCGTGTGCGCGATATTCGGCACTGTGCAGCACCAACATGGCCAGACAGCAGAGACTGCGCTGAAGTTGAAGCGCACACTGGAACATATTTATTCTGCGCCATTGTCAACTTAACCCACATCGAACCGCTTTATTAAACAACTACATTTAGAGACTATGAGCACCACAGAAGAAGTGGTGGAGACACTCGAAGTGTCCGTTTTTATTCGATATTGACCCGGCATGACGCAATTTTTTAGGGAAAGACTGAAAAACCAATAATCTGGCTGTAATCTCTGTAAAGTTTGGATACAATAATCTGTGCATTTATCTAAAGGAATAAAAGTGACCAGCCATTAAAAGTCTTTAACCCACAGACTATGAGGAGGTGGCCGTCTTGAAACGCTGGATGACAGCCAGCCAGTCCAGCTCTGAACCCACACTGTGTGGGTCACAGTCGGCACCATGCCCGAATCCCGGCTGGTCTCAAAGCTCCAACCGACCTCTCCTCCTGACCGTCTCTGAACAGACCACTGCAGACAAGTTTGGACAGCGACTCCGTTCAAAAGGATGCCTCACACATGGGCAATGATGGATAATGTCCACATATATGCAGGAAGCCTGTTGCGCCATTAATCGATTGACTGGTGTTTGGACAAATGGTCTCCTTCTGCCCATGTGGGAGCTGGAGCGCTCACTTTGTAAGACTTCAAGACAACCAGAGCAGAAATCCAAAAGTAAAGACGTCCATAGTGGGAACGAATATTGCTTTATGCTTCAGAGTCGTATACATCCAGCGCGCTTAGCATTCCTGGCTGTGCCATTTGGACTCTCCTTTTTAAACCTATAGACTAAATATGGAGTCGATGTCTCCAACACG
This portion of the Parambassis ranga chromosome 20, fParRan2.1, whole genome shotgun sequence genome encodes:
- the bmi1a gene encoding polycomb complex protein BMI-1-A isoform X2 translates to MELSESVQRGLQSLADPSAFDQSSFQVLLDVSFRSLLSSHGDPAVLDQPELKRIDQILLKQTHTAAVTFVLEAVKHNADRSTISSSLEELTFSADRIEIFYSTYQNHKKDLERLLARLIIEHPFERTVLSAAWQSSGLFSHSTSLNMHRTTRIKITELNPHLMCVLCGGYFIDATTIIECLHSFCKMCIVRYLETSKFCPICDVQVHKTKPLLNIRSDKTLQDIVYKLVPGLFKNEMKRRRDFYAEHPVDASNGSNEDRGEVADEDKRIITDDEIISLSIEFFDHSRLGGAAEDKPSKDQVANKRYLQCPAAMTIMHLRKFLRSKMDIPNTYQVDVMYEDEPLKDYYTLMDIAYIYTWRRNGPLPLKYRVRPNCKKMKVSHAQQEGQNSASRSGPESDSASDKTGSPAGAPSTSSSLPSPGTPAQSPHPQLPHGPNNNNNNNINGTPAPTTPTQSRPFTQFSSSGGGSGGKPRKISLNGSSTSSG
- the bmi1a gene encoding polycomb complex protein BMI-1-A isoform X1 yields the protein MHRTTRIKITELNPHLMCVLCGGYFIDATTIIECLHSFCKMCIVRYLETSKFCPICDVQVHKTKPLLNIRSDKTLQDIVYKLVPGLFKNEMKRRRDFYAEHPVDASNGSNEDRGEVADEDKRIITDDEIISLSIEFFDHSRLGGAAEDKPSKDQVANKRYLQCPAAMTIMHLRKFLRSKMDIPNTYQVDVMYEDEPLKDYYTLMDIAYIYTWRRNGPLPLKYRVRPNCKKMKVSHAQQEGQNSASRSGPESDSASDKTGSPAGAPSTSSSLPSPGTPAQSPHPQLPHGPNNNNNNNINGTPAPTTPTQSRPFTQFSSSGGGSGGKPRKISLNGSSTSSG